One part of the Bicyclus anynana chromosome 8, ilBicAnyn1.1, whole genome shotgun sequence genome encodes these proteins:
- the LOC112056332 gene encoding squamous cell carcinoma antigen recognized by T-cells 3-like: protein MAIVEDEVRNGSEEENEIEVVVEEDEADQDSDDSDDDDDDEAVIEKKVAELVVRIADDPYNYNDHIDLIQALWSLSELDRWRSAFDRLQKLSLLRAEHWLMRLQTEDSLAHTPQAREHIAELFQQATLDCYSIPILTEWCSWSLGAGESISARDQLEEVLSRAGADPLSGKIFWDAKFELEKAKLETMNEDNPNYIEQKKRVLWCLEEAVSRPLLRSEEAWPQLEELALSLHNQDYVDKVKKQHEAALEYLQKISPFEDRLLTTEDPEEKCKIYQEYINTVKELSREDRYSECDSKSILKVLYDRATTECLSCEASHELLLAFVRHVRYTSSRATIHRVLELCARRCPRKATFWILKMQQAEHEDKGMDEVKSIFEMALSKGMESYKQAEVLWLSYLEQARRQTDFGTQDQVDKLRRTFRLAWDSLAEAWGEEANDCEVPLFWARLEYKRIKDPVQGKEIFEEIFKYGDNKTLSKYWEALINLERTRDPPAHERKLRDLHKRALRSVNDYPPSVARLWTDYERDYGQLATSVECAELCEEKLKTWRESYQTMKDKMIGQKQKGKQNPNKKAKVDNKKKKDEKSNKGKRKSDGSCEDTEAKRKKDADMEVDVPNEEGDTGGGVKRSHDEDEEEKADNKRQRKESSSDPGATGREACTLFVSNLEFKVNEENLRKKLSEYGDIVSMRVRAGVKAFGGSICYCQYKTPESVDKAVKHDRTPLDGRPMFLSRYSATKSKPTFKYAMTTERNKLFVRNLPYSHCTKEALTEIFDKFGKLKDVRVVTFKDGKPKGLAYIDYEEEQPASLAIEKTNGLMVGDRKIEVAVSAPPPRQDPGTSAALGQPKRDAGGGMRRTQLSSFIPRVLQTQTASTSTAKSNGNHSNGDQKQPLSNTDFRNMLLNK, encoded by the exons ATGGCCATTGTGGAGGACGAAGTTAGAAATGGTTCAGAAGAAGAGAATGAGATCGAAGTGGTGGTTGAGGAAGACGAGGCAGACCAAGATTCCGATGATTCAGAC gatgatgacgatgatgaggcAGTCATTGAGAAAAAAGTTGCAGAGTTAGTTGTTCGCATAGCAGATGACCCCTACAACTATAATGATCATATTGATTTGATTCAAGCTCTTTG GAGTCTATCAGAACTGGATCGCTGGAGATCAGCATTTGACAGACTGCAGAAGCTGTCGCTACTTCGAGCAGAGCATTGGCTCATGAGACTGCAAACGGAAGACAGTCTAGCACACACACCACAGGCTCGTGAACATATTGCAGAACTGTTCCAACAAGCAACACTCGACTGCTATT CTATTCCAATCTTGACGGAGTGGTGCTCTTGGTCTTTGGGTGCCGGAGAGTCGATCTCAGCTCGGGACCAGCTTGAGGAGGTACTAAGTCGTGCGGGTGCTGACCCTCTCTCGGGGAAGATCTTCTGGGATGCAAAATTCGAATTGGAAAAGGCCAAGTTGGAAACCATGAA CGAAGATAACCCAAACTATATAGAGCAAAAGAAGCGTGTACTATGGTGCCTAGAGGAAGCAGTGTCCAGACCTTTGCTTCGCAGCGAGGAGGCGTGGCCACAACTGGAGGAGCTGGCGCTTTCTTTGCACAACCAGGACTATGTTGATaag gtgAAAAAACAACACGAGGCAGCATTAGAGTACTTACAGAAAATATCACCATTTGAAGATAGACTGTTGACCACTGA ggaTCCTGAAGAGAAATGTAAGATATACCAGGAGTACATCAACACTGTGAAGGAATTGTCCCGGGAGGACAGATATTCTGAATGTGACAGCAAAAGCATACTTAAG GTGTTGTACGATCGCGCGACCACCGAGTGCTTGTCGTGCGAGGCTTCTCACGAGCTACTGCTGGCGTTCGTGCGTCACGTGCGCTACACGTCGTCGCGCGCCACCATACACCGTGTGCTCGAGCTGTGCGCGCGCCGCTGCCCGCGCAAGGCCACCTTCTGGATACTCAAGATGCAGCAGGCCGAGCACGAGGACAAGGGGATGGATGAG GTGAAATCTATATTCGAAATGGCGCTCTCCAAAGGCATGGAATCGTACAAGCAAGCAGAGGTGTTGTGGCTGAGCTACTTGGAGCAGGCACGGAGACAGACTGACTTCGGTACACAGGACCAAGTGGACAAACTGAGACGCACATTCCGGCTTGCTTGGGACTCACTGGCTGAG GCCTGGGGAGAAGAAGCAAATGACTGTGAGGTACCGTTGTTTTGGGCTCGCCTCGAgtataaaagaataaaagatCCCGTGCAAGGGAAGGAAATATTTGAAGAGATATTTA aatacggagataataaaaCGCTGTCCAAATATTGGGAGGCGTTAATAAACTTGGAACGCACTAGAGACCCACCCGCGCACGAACGCAAATTGCGCGATTTACACAAAAGGGCGCTGCGTAGCGTCAACGACTACCCGCCGTCGGTCGCGCGACTGTGGACCGACTACGAGCGAGACTACGGGCAACTCGCAACAAGCGTCGAGTGCGCGGAGTTATGTGAG GAAAAACTCAAGACCTGGCGTGAAAGTTATCAAACAATGAAAGACAAAATGATCGGGCAGAAGCAAAAGGGTAAACAGAATCCTAACAAGAAGGCCAAAGTTGATAACAAAAAGAAGAAGGACGAAAAATCCAACAAGGGGAAGAGAAAGTCTGATGGGAGTTGTGAGGACACAGAGGCGAAGAGGAAAAAGGATGCAGATATGGAAGTGGACGTGCCAAACGAGGAGGGAGATACTGGAGGCGGAGTTAAGAGGTCACATGATGAGGATGAAGAAGAAA aaGCAGACAATAAAAGACAAAGAAAGGAAAGTTCATCAGACCCCGGCGCTACTGGCAGAGAGGCTTGCACGCTGTTTGTTAGCAATCTGGAGTTCAA AGTAAATGAAGAGAACTTAAGGAAGAAATTATCAGAATACGGCGACATTGTCTCCATGCGAGTGAGGGCGGGCGTCAAGGCTTTCGGTGGATCCATTTGTTACTGCCAATATAAGACACCG GAATCAGTGGACAAAGCGGTGAAGCACGACAGAACCCCGCTGGACGGGCGGCCAATGTTCCTCTCGCGGTACTCCGCTACCAAGAGCAAGCCTACGTTCAAGTACGCAATGACAACGGAGCGCAACAAGCTGTTCGTACGCAACCTGCCGTACTCGCACTGCACCAAGGAGGCGCTCACGGAGATATTCGATAAGTTCGGCAAACTGAAGGACGTTCGAGTTGTGACCTTCAA AGACGGCAAACCGAAGGGCCTAGCGTACATAGACTACGAGGAGGAGCAGCCCGCGTCGCTGGCTATAGAGAAGACCAACGGGCTGATGGTGGGCGACAGGAAGATCGAGGTGGCGGtgagcgcgccgccgccgcgccagGACCCCGGCACCAGCGCCGCGTTGGGCCAGCCCAAGAGAGACGCGGGGGGCGGCAT GAGAAGAACACAACTCAGCAGTTTCATACCAAGGGTTCTACAAACACAAACAGCATCCACCTCCACAGCCAAGTCCAACGGTAACCATAGCAACGGAGACCAAAAGCAACCCCTGAGTAACACGGACTTCAGAAATatgttactaaataaataa